Part of the Janibacter alkaliphilus genome is shown below.
ATCCATGAGCAGCTCCTTCGGTGCACTGAGCGACGACAGTACCGGCGGGTAACCTCGGCTTCAACGAGCCCGGACGCAGGGAGAGCAAGCACACAGCCCCCGGTGCGCCGGGCGCGATCAGCCGGAGCCCGCAGCCGTCTTCGCCGTCTTCTTCGTGGTCGTCTTCTTCGTCGTGCTCTTGGCCGTGCTCTTCTTCGCCGCGGCCTTCTTCGTCCCGCTCTTCTTCGCCGTGCTCTTCTTGGTGCCGGACTTCTTGGCGGTCTTCTTGCGGGTGGTCGGCCCCTTCGCCCGCTTCTCGGCGAGCAGCTCGAAGGCACGCTCCTGGGTGATCGTCTCCGGCTCGTCGTCCCGCCGCAGGGTGGCGTTGGTCTCCCCGTCGGTGACGTACGGCCCGAAGCGGCCGTCCTTGACGACGACCTTCTTGCCGCTGGCCGGGTCCTCGGCGAACTCCTTCAGCGGGGGCTTGGCGGCCGCCCGGCCGCGGCGCTTGGGCTGGGCGTAGAGCGCCAGCGCCTCCTCCAGGGTGACCGTGAAGAGCTGGTCCTCGGTCTCCAGCGAGCGGCTGTCGGTGCCCTTCTTCAGGTACGGCCCGTAGCGACCGTTCTGCGCGGTGATCTCCACCTCGGCGCTGGTCTCGGTGCCGTCCTCGCCGGTCGTCGTCTCGGTGACGGTCCCGACGACCCGCGGCAGCGAGAGCAGCCGCAGCGCGGTGTCCAGCTCGATGGTCGCCAGGTCCATGTCCTTGAAGAGCGAGGCGGTGCGCGGCTTGACCTTGGCCTTGCCCTTGAGCTCGGCCTCCTCGGGCGTGAGCACCTCGGTGACGTAGGGGCCGTAGCGGCCGGCCTTGGCCACGACCGTCCGCCCGCTCTCAGGGTTGGTGCCGAGCTCACGCCCGTCGTCCGCGGCCTGGGCGAGCAGCTCACGGCCCCGCTCGGGGGTCATCTCGTCCGGGGCGACGTCCTCGGGCACGTTGGCCCGTCGCGGCTTGCCGTCCTTCTCGGTGGGCGCCTGGGCCAGCGCGGCCTCGTCGCGGACCTCGCCGGTCTCCGGGTCCACCCCGGCCGGGGCGACCTCCTCGACGTACGGGCCGTAGCGGCCGACCCGCACGACGATGCCGTCGCCGATCTCGACGGTGCTGATCGCCTTGGCGTCGATGTCGCCGAGGTCCTCGACCATCTGGCGCAGCCCCTCGGCGCTGGTCGCCTGCTCGCCGTCGTAGAAGCGGCCCAGCCAGGCCACCCGGTCCATCGAGCCGCCGGCGATCTGGTCGAGGTCCTCCTCCATCCGCGCGGTGAAGTCGTAGTCGACCAGCCGCGGGAAATGCTGCTCCATGAGCCGGGTGACGGCGAAGGCGAGCCAGGTCGCCACCAGCGCCGAGCCCTGCCGGCGCACGTAGCCACGGTCCTGGATGGTGGCCACGGTCGAGGCGTAGGTGGAGGGCCGGCCGATGCCCAGCTCCTCCATCGCCTTGACCAGGCTGGCCTCGGTGTACCGCGGCGGAGGGGAGGTCTCGTGGCCGGAGGCCTCGGCCCCGAGCACGTCGAGCGCGACCCCTTCGGACAGCTTGGGCAGCCGGCGCTCGTTGTCGTCCTCGCCGCCGCGGCTCTCGTCCCGGCCCTCCTCGTAGGCCGCCAGGAAGCCGCGGAAGGTGATGACGGTGCCCGAGGCGGAGTACTCGGCCTGCTCGCCGGCCGGGCAGCCGACGAGGTCGGCGCGCAGCCGGATGGTGGCGGTCGAGCCCTTCGCGTCGGCCATCTGCGAGGCCACGGTGCGCTTCCAGATCAGCTCGTAGAGCCGGAACTCGTCGCCGCGCAGCTCGCCGCTGACCTGGGCCGGGGTGCGGAAGCGGTCGCCGGACGGGCGGATCGCCTCGTGCGCCTCCTGCGCGTTCTTGGCCTTCTTGCCGTAGACGCGGGGCTGCTCGGGCACGTAGTCGGCCCCGTACATGTCCCGGGCCTGGCCGCGGGCGGCGCTGATCGCCGAGGAGGACAGGTTGGTGCTGTCCGTCCGCATGTAGGTGATGTAGCCGTTCTCGTACAGCCGCTGGGCCACCCGCATGGCGTCCCGGCTGCCCAGGCGCAGCTTGCGCGAGGCCTCCTGCTGCATGGTCGAGGTGGTGAAGGGGGCGTACGGCCGGCGGGTGTAGGGCTTCTCCGAGACCGAGGTCACCGTGGCGGTGGCCGCGCGGGTGGCCTCGGCGACGGCGGTCGCCGCGGCCTCGTCGAGGTGGCGCACGTCGCTCTTGGTCAGGGTGCCGTCGTCGGCGAAGTCCCGGCCGACGGCGACCCGAGCGCCGTCGACCGCAGAGAGCCGGGCGCTGAAGTCCTGCGAGGCGCCGCTGGGGGTGAAGGTGCCGGTGACGTCCCAGTAGCTGGCCGCGCGGAAGGCCATCCGCTCGCGCTCGCGCTCGACGACGATCCGGGTGGCGACCGACTGGACCCGGCCGGCGGACAGGCCCTGGGTGATCTTGCGCCAGAGCACCGGGGAGATCTCGAAGCCGTAGAGCCGGTCGAGGATGCGCCGCGCCTCCTGGGCGTCGACGAGGTCCATGTCCAGGTCGCGGGTGTCCTGGACCGCCCGCTGGATCGCCTCCTGGGTGATCTCGTGGAAGACCATCCGCTTGACCGGCACCTTGGGCTTGAGCGCCTCGAGCAGGTGCCAGGCGATGGCCTCGCCCTCGCGGTCCTCGTCGGTGGCGAGGTAGAGGGTGTCGGCGTCCTTGAGCAGCCGCTTGAGCTCGGTGACCTTCTTCTTCTTGTCCGGGTCGGTGACGTAGAGCGCCTCGAAGGAGCCGTCGTCGACGTTGACCCCGAAGCGGCCGAAGGGGCCCTTCTTCTCCGCCGCCGGCAGGTCCCGGGGCTGCGGGATGTCCCGGATGTGCCCCACCGAGGCCTCGACCGTGTAGTCCGGCCCGAGGTACCCGGCGATGGTCTTGGCCTTCGCCGGGGACTCGACGATGACGAGGTTGCTGGCAGCCATGCTGTGCCCTTCCTGGACGAGCCACGTGCCGCGGATTCGTCGCGACGTCGACGAGAGCCGTCCGACAGGCACGGTAACCCCTCCCGGGGACCGCCTCGGACACAGGACGATCACGGACGGGGTGCGCAGGGTGCCGTCCCGGGCATATAGTTGTCGCAACAAGTGTTAGGACCGACATGACGACGACTCCCCCGACCACGGGCCCCACGACCGCGACCCCGCCCGTCCTCTTCCTCAGCCACGGCGCTCCCCCGCTCGCCGACGACGCCACCTGGACCGCCGAGCTCGCCCGGTGGAGCTCCTCCTTCGCCCGGCCAAGCTCGATCCTCATGGTCTCCGCGCACTGGGAGCAGGCCCCGGTCACGGTGAGCGCCTCCCGCCGCCGGGCCCCGCTGACCTACGACTTCTGGGGATTCCCGCAGCGCTACTACGAGGTGACCTACGACGCCCCGCCGGCGCCGGAGCTGGCCGACGAGGTCACCGCCCTGCTCGGCGGGCGCGGCGTCGAGGTCCACCACGACGAGTCCCGGGGTCTGGACCACGGCGGCTACGTGCCGCTGGTCGAGATGTACCCGGAGGCGGACGTGCCGGTGCTGCAGATGTCCATGCCCACGCTCGACCCGGTCACCCTGCTCGAGGTGGGCCGGACCCTGGCGCCGCTGCGCGAGCAGGGCACGCTGATCGTCGGCTCGGGCTTCACCACGCACAACCTCGCCTGGTTCGACCC
Proteins encoded:
- the topA gene encoding type I DNA topoisomerase, which produces MAASNLVIVESPAKAKTIAGYLGPDYTVEASVGHIRDIPQPRDLPAAEKKGPFGRFGVNVDDGSFEALYVTDPDKKKKVTELKRLLKDADTLYLATDEDREGEAIAWHLLEALKPKVPVKRMVFHEITQEAIQRAVQDTRDLDMDLVDAQEARRILDRLYGFEISPVLWRKITQGLSAGRVQSVATRIVVERERERMAFRAASYWDVTGTFTPSGASQDFSARLSAVDGARVAVGRDFADDGTLTKSDVRHLDEAAATAVAEATRAATATVTSVSEKPYTRRPYAPFTTSTMQQEASRKLRLGSRDAMRVAQRLYENGYITYMRTDSTNLSSSAISAARGQARDMYGADYVPEQPRVYGKKAKNAQEAHEAIRPSGDRFRTPAQVSGELRGDEFRLYELIWKRTVASQMADAKGSTATIRLRADLVGCPAGEQAEYSASGTVITFRGFLAAYEEGRDESRGGEDDNERRLPKLSEGVALDVLGAEASGHETSPPPRYTEASLVKAMEELGIGRPSTYASTVATIQDRGYVRRQGSALVATWLAFAVTRLMEQHFPRLVDYDFTARMEEDLDQIAGGSMDRVAWLGRFYDGEQATSAEGLRQMVEDLGDIDAKAISTVEIGDGIVVRVGRYGPYVEEVAPAGVDPETGEVRDEAALAQAPTEKDGKPRRANVPEDVAPDEMTPERGRELLAQAADDGRELGTNPESGRTVVAKAGRYGPYVTEVLTPEEAELKGKAKVKPRTASLFKDMDLATIELDTALRLLSLPRVVGTVTETTTGEDGTETSAEVEITAQNGRYGPYLKKGTDSRSLETEDQLFTVTLEEALALYAQPKRRGRAAAKPPLKEFAEDPASGKKVVVKDGRFGPYVTDGETNATLRRDDEPETITQERAFELLAEKRAKGPTTRKKTAKKSGTKKSTAKKSGTKKAAAKKSTAKSTTKKTTTKKTAKTAAGSG
- a CDS encoding dioxygenase family protein — translated: MTTTPPTTGPTTATPPVLFLSHGAPPLADDATWTAELARWSSSFARPSSILMVSAHWEQAPVTVSASRRRAPLTYDFWGFPQRYYEVTYDAPPAPELADEVTALLGGRGVEVHHDESRGLDHGGYVPLVEMYPEADVPVLQMSMPTLDPVTLLEVGRTLAPLREQGTLIVGSGFTTHNLAWFDPRAAADAPPPAVSAEFDHWAQEQMATGDVDSLERMLEVAPGGREAHPRTEHWAPLYVALGAAEASGASTATSSVDGFWYGLSKRSWQLD